The following are encoded in a window of Apis mellifera strain DH4 linkage group LG10, Amel_HAv3.1, whole genome shotgun sequence genomic DNA:
- the LOC725155 gene encoding serine/arginine repetitive matrix protein 1 isoform X3, translated as MQINLTGFLNGRNARSFMGELWDLLVSAQESVTGIPEAFLQQKKDQIKKRLEEQEKLQASLAEKEKEKEREKEKDEAENKIKKEEKERGSSKERRRDRSRDRDRDRKRSRSRDRHRDRDRSTRKRRSSSRSPSKNSLKDNGKDMSEIKVEREDSPQPENAIPLMPVKTKPCFNREAAVAISRLQAKLMSIADGKKKNNRTPSPESLEKAKKSRSRSKSPINRSKKSRSKSPSRDSKTRRSRSPASRSRRSRSKSRSRRSRSRSKSRRSKSRSQDRSKSRRTKSKSPRSHSRSRSRSKKSRSKSNDRSKSRKSRSDSSDSRSSKSRSKSPDKRKDNLDSNRKRDASSSSSSESEEDKGAKDKNDFEIRKKKDGVQAKRSYRKTNKDDSGSDSDSSRERKSVPKRRSPTPRKDRGRSKDRDRSRDRSRDRSRDRSRDRSRDRNRRRSIDRERERRRERERERERERLDRYSGSRSMRPPSVRRAPSRRRSPHRRSPVRYRRRSPSPGDRRRRRSLDRRRRSSERRDRRRSPDRRDSRRRSPDGRDRSLRYDRSSSRDRSSRRDRSRDRDRRDRDRRSRSRDRRSRSKDQRSSVDRSRDGKRSPDRLRETKEKIKDKKMDEKIKRSTDTGSRKELRNGRSKSSSSESSESSSSSNEDEVTRKSLERKSSQEKREREREREHVDDKRKEKEKPAKEESIKRPEKDIKKAEPVNIKKPDPSVSPKKLQSATLPVTRHRFSKSLSRTPSPFKKTEDIIAAVKVKQSKEDNKEGSPKEETNFSSADTFPLKKDDKSVKSLKVASEDKKSGQKSSEPILLKKPAEVMKKSKKEKRDGSTDSNDSESEGKKRPRKLEKSRKSRKTSTDEEKSEKCGSSSDSEEERKHTEKNKKLKDTNRGDSLDERAKDRKDSRKREINENESRKRSKKELEEETKKSKRSRKDSSSGDEDQKIKRNKTEDDRSRLRKSKKDSSSDDEPKKTRKRRDSSSEDEKSRTRKSRKDSTSEDEGKVRLKKSKRDSSTDDEEIGEKDAKKKRKADDSSDEEKVKKKRKKKTKTSTSESEESEVEEKKKKKDKKHKKHKKHKKHRKHKKKKVADSDESDVSEGNTEELEKKLREKALKSMKKGHSIEGSD; from the exons ATGCAGATCAACCTCACAGGATTCCTGAATGGAAGGAATGCCCGATCTTTCATGGGTGAATTATGGGACCTTTTGGTCTCTGCTCAGGAAAGTGTTACGGGCATTCCAGAGGCTTTCttacaacaaaaaaaagatcaaattaaGAAACGTttg GAAGAGCAAGAGAAACTCCAAGCTTCTTTGgcggagaaagaaaaggagaaggaaagagaaaaggaaaaagatgaaGCAGAAAacaagataaagaaagaagaaaaagaacgagGTTCATCGAAAGAACGTCGTAGAGATCGAAGTAGAGATCGTGATAGGGACAG aaaaagaagtcGGTCGAGAGATCGACACAGAGATCGTGACAGATCGACTCGCAAACGACGATCCTCTTCGAGATCACCTAGTAAAAATTCGCTTAAAGACAACGGGAAAGATATGTCTGAAATTAAAGTGGAACGAGAAGATTCACCACAACCCGAAAATGCTATACCGCTCATGCCTGTTAAAACAAAACc gtGTTTCAACAGAGAAGCTGCTGTCGCAATATCTCGATTGCAAGCAAAATTAATGAGCATAGctgatggaaaaaagaaaaataatcgtacTCCTTCTCCCGAGTCACTAGAAAAAGCGAAAAAATCTAGATCTAGATCAAAATCGCCAATAAATCGCTCCAAAAAATCTAGGTCTAAATCCCCAAGCCGAGATTCAAAGACACGTCGTTCTCGATCACCTGCATCTAGATCGAGACGATCTCGATCTAAATCAAGATCAAGGCGATCCAGATCTAGATCAAAATCCAGAAGATCCAAATCCAGGTCGCAAGATCGTTCAAAATCAAGACGTACCAAATCTAAATCGCCAAGATCGCATTCGAGATCTCGTTCACGATCTAAAAAGTCACGATCAAAAAGTAATGATAGAAGTAAATCTAGGAAATCAAGATCGGACTCGAGCGATTCAAGATCATCAAAATCTCGTTCAAAATCACCtgataaaagaaaggataatCTCGATTCTAACAGAAAACGAGATGCAAGTTCAAGCAGTAGTTCTGAATCGGAAGAAGATAAAGGAGCAAAGGATAAAAACGATTtcgaaattagaaagaaaaaagatggagTACAGGCAAAGAGATCATATAGAAAAACGAATAAAGATGACAGTGGCAGTGATAGTGATTCAAGTCGAGAAAGGAAATCTGTACCTAAACGAAGGAGTCCAACGCCACGAAAAGATAGAGGTCGATCTAAGGATAGAGATAGGTCGCGAGATAGATCACGTGATAGATCTCGGGATAGATCTCGGGATAGATCTCGAGATAGGAATAGaag gagaTCCATAGATAGAGAacgggaaagaagaagagagcgagaacgagaaagagaacgaGAAAGATTGGATAGATATAGCGGTAGTCGTAGCATGCGACCTCCATCTGTGCGTAGAGCACCTAGTAGACGAAG aagccCTCATCGTAGAAGCCCGGTAAGATATCGCCGTAGATCGCCCAGTCCTGGAGATAGACGCCGAAGAAGATCCCTTGATCGAAGACGAAGATCATCAGAAAGAAGAGACAGACGTCGATCTCCAGATCGTCGTGACAGCAGACGTCGTTCTCCAGACGGCCGGGATCGATCCCTCAGGTACGATAGATCTTCCTCTCGTGACAGATCGAGTAGGCGGGACCGTTCCAGAGACAGGGACAGAAGGGATAGAGATAGAAGATCTAGATCTAGGGATCGTAGATCCAGATCGAAAGATCAAAGGTCATCGGTGGATCGTTCGAGAGATGGAAAACGATCTCCCGATCGCTTAAGAGAAACTAAGGAGAAGATAAAGGACAAGAAAatggatgaaaaaattaaaagatcaaCTGATACGGGATCGCGAAAAGAATTACGAAACGGAAGGTCTAAGTCAAGTAGCTCGGAAAGTAGCGAAAGTAGTTCCTCTAGCAATGAGGATGAAGTGACCAG AAAATCTCTTGAACGGAAATCGTCTCAGGAAAAGCGAGAACGTGAGAGGGAACGAGAACATGTAGATGACAAAcgtaaagaaaaggaaaaacctGCCAAGGAAGAATCTATCAAACGACCTGAAAAGGACATCAAGAAAGCTGAACCTGTAAACATCAAGAAACCAGATCCTAGCGTTTCTCCTAAAAAACTTCAATCTGCTACACTTCCTGTAACTAGGCATAGA TTTTCAAAGAGTTTATCACGAACACCATCTCCATTTAAAAAGACTGAAGACATTATAGCTGCAGTTAAAGTTAAACAATCGAa aGAAGATAACAAGGAAGGATCaccaaaagaagaaacgaatttttcatcCGCAGATacttttcctttaaaaaaagatgacaAATCGGTCAAATCACTTAAAGTGGCATCTGAAGATAAAAAATCAGGTCAAAAATCTTCAGAGCCAATACTCTTAAAAAAACCGGCAGAAGTTATgaagaaatcgaagaaagaaaaacgcgaTGGTTCTACAGATTCTAATGACAGTGAAAGTGAAG gaaagaaaaggccaagaaaattagagaaatCTAGGAAATCCAGAAAAACTTCTACAGATgaagaaaaatcagaaaaatgtGGTTCTAGCTCGGAttctgaagaagaaagaaagcatacagaaaagaataaaaaacttaaagaCACAAATCGAGgag ACTCATTAGATGAACGTGCAAAAGACAGAAAAGATAGTAGAAAACGAGAAATCAATGAAAACGAATCTCGCAAAcgatcaaaaaaagaattagaagaagaaacaaaaaaatcaaaaagatcAAGAAAAGATTCTTCTTCAGGAGATgaagatcaaaaaataaaaagaaacaaaactgAAGATGATAGGTCCAGATTACGAAAGTCTAAAAAAGATTCAAGTTCAGATGACGAACCGAAAAAAACACGAAAACGAAGAGATAGTTCTTCGGAGGACGAAAAATCAAGAACAagaaaatcaagaaaagaTTCTACAAGTGAAGATGAAGGAAAAGTGCGATTAAAGAAATCTAAACGAGATTCAAGTACAGATGATGAAGAAATAGGAGAAAAAGatgcaaagaaaaagagaaaagctgATGATAGTTCAGATGAAgaaaaagtgaagaaaaaacgtaaaaagaaaactaaaacAAGTACCAGTGAATCGgag GAAAGTGAggtagaagaaaagaaaaagaaaaaggataagaaacacaaaaaacataaaaaacataaaaagcataggaaacataaaaagaagaaggttgCAGATTCTGACGAATCTGATGTAAGTGAAGGTAATACAGaagaacttgaaaaaaaacttcGTGAAAAGGCATTAAAATCCATGAAAAAGGGACATAGTATAGAAGGAAGTGATTGA